The Neodiprion virginianus isolate iyNeoVirg1 chromosome 5, iyNeoVirg1.1, whole genome shotgun sequence genome contains a region encoding:
- the LOC124306413 gene encoding uncharacterized protein LOC124306413 isoform X3 has translation MTTETHTVAMTDSQLNNNNNNNNNNNNNDGEPKYLHKKFKKMATTEATPVESKRETTSDSRIPGNRREKDGGEDSAKEPAAKTEAAPEPEGEANEGRKSGYVCPYCKLSCAKPSVLQKHIRAHTNERPYPCVPCGFAFKTRSNLYKHCRSRAHALKMEGGDSSKVSEDSDISLSDSASNGTGTPPPPPSSTPSSVLSVKTVKTGKIYKPKFHTALNSVSHDVEASSVSSNSSTNSSTNSKPNAEQLQEHIDKIITANQAIVEAVDPLLHKLMQRQQSLVEPKYTEQPLNLSSAEENLTRKRCYSESFAHEKDGKQPQNHHHQQQQQQQEASIIKELLLKSKAHQNCDGVDGENFVCPSCKISYTSADNLDAHRRYYCKGSPSPRRPEFQLDLDRKDPEFEMKPDYYNTLQPLPSPGPLLGNTRLVDPYVPPTKQRSESAPTTLRSLEELSKYPRPNSLQMFGGEVRILNDTGETKTMRIEPRQTNSPGEQHSVNGKCATSETSSIVVRSGLHSGGTMVHKPPGTPASTTNGSISLPNTPKILAPIIPNISTPNIAPTISCYSYLEQNLNPLTNITAYNPLTLPQAGIASILHGGKIIPYVPGMPGPHTLSGTPSVDISANVPSAEAEYKVIPGIPGLHVVTQPLDLASPVKIHTPNIPGIPGPHSNMQMPSPAQPLDLASPAKELKLCFKAPSSDNLRSGLMSPKVPNLKIESTPDKFRSRVPSGDTHRSEHDRYNLKSGIKYSKSSTESPRERKEFSFEKSPCKTEKTFTYPNDADSMQKLRYSPKNLTESRKRPSSWASAEFEQGRSSSAESVRQSPVVFKYETVPHENGRTKLAALQLPGNVQQDVKTRTLQMENCGAMNGIKSKHEFQNAPVITVNLDSSNTEVPSKPSHGDLLAISRESKPADSLHSPSISNEEATGVEESNTNNKFLRPTSLPLKPGTFTPKRHHGITPTANTLPLISPETPRPRKSYGQLYLNGHAYTYLGLKCSTRVFYCTLNRPQPMYVTQQHSLSMYSNWKICKEAPLDLDLAHYDSRRRPMSYTTASKKHDDILTHSSQRPTTPASSDNNSENDTQEKAKRVKIFDGGFESNEDYIYVRGRGRGRYVCEECGIRCKKPSMLKKHIRTHTDVRPYTCKHCTFSFKTKGNLTKHMKSKAHYKKCVELGVVPVPTLVCDENIDKEAVARLAAGGGNGEESSEEEDETDGEESEESGSEEHDAVQGLLSLSQPSTHRLPGLLPSGRPTTYPYTLTFSQSTICTAVVTTTNSSAPLSSQAAAVIQSDLSHRYYFPSSRAVLEKSRTSVIIQSSKKSGNDTAEVNDDSSVHATDSQINFHQPMDLTTKQTLGPISSPIPQRVKPTDILTPVSEQLLMQTIVQTMERLPVQGKEWKSEAKGHMLQAYLTERHVMDSKMKLQYRVCCSKLENNCTEKDNIQYLKQQDTIRSKNLDLNGVSTVTYTNPSKMQHTILESRIKSIYKQTQQDCMKIPYNEDVYQNNAYLETRSFDAVDSSYKDTENAGRMVGETDGFDHRVGRGGSPIPTIYKGSLPGRSTPTLDRQSPRNLNVEMTNRNASSIHGQVKSEIDRSSMFNAMKMMSEVERPRDSFTPSQDPKPLSRETRVQCNQSPRSHHQELRPPSREIRVTSSPSQEFKLPNQELRLPSQEYKPANHEPRSSNSQEISVSSNTNSEVSQPSREIRLSQAQDQQSRPNFEVKSSSGHDISRANSQEVQNKSQIAVDPRNSERAEIKQNVDMTKQNMAEGIKHSVARKMVVGGPGFRSPSPPGGSGKPHAEFLQPSSGPAPNYVSYSVTEDGRSVCGICNKVFSKPSQLRLHINIHYFERPFRCESCAVSFRTKGHLTKHERSVAHHNKVSMTSTFGAATTSNPRPFKCTDCKIAFRIHGHLAKHLRSKMHIMKLECLGKLPFGTYAEMERSGINLNDIDTSDCDNSLTSLQSLAQKLYEKDPSKMGQWDADLIPNQGASGGDTSSDEGEPIPMHSMHQYPSPIGMSESEVSRGYHMPILVSEELKPVGEIRHANPQFNQQRQTDFGIIERQHRPSRIPAPAPSDDSRTEESGQMYKCNICSVSIRSVAELQIHCFSEHNIEPESSASGDRNGSEGRDVSDNRNKRGLTEDGPIGAIRDDHKRQKVVDDT, from the exons AGACTCATACTGTGGCAATGACAGACTCGCAGTtgaataacaacaacaacaataataataacaacaacaacaacgatgGCGAACCTAAATACTTGCACAAGAAATTCAAGAAGATGGCGACGACAGAGGCGACGCCGGTGGAATCCAAGCGAGAAACAACCTCGGATAGCCGGATCCCTGGTAATCGTAGGGAGAAAGATGGTGGTGAGGATTCAGCGAAGGAACCAGCAGCGAAGACTGAGGCCGCCCCCGAGCCCGAGGGGGAAGCCAACGAAGGCAGGAAGAGTGGATACGTATGCCCGTACTGCAAATTGTCCTGTGCCAAACCCAGCGTACTACAGAAACACATTAGGGCTCATACTAATGAGAGACCCTATCCATGCGTTCCCTGCGGGTTCGCGTTCAAGACCAGATCGAACCTCTATAAACACTGCAGATCTCGAGCCCATGCTCTTAAAATGGAAGGAGGAGACTCTAGCAAG GTTTCAGAAGATTCTGACATAAGCTTGTCGGATAGCGCGAGTAACGGAACAGGAACACCACCTCCGCCACCGTCGTCGACGCCAAGTTCAGTGTTGAGCGTGAAGACAGTGAAAACGGgtaaaatttacaagccaAAATTTCACACGGCCTTAAACAGTGTGAGCCACGATGTAGAAGCGTCATCGGTTTCGTCGAACTCCTCGACGAATTCGTCGACGAACTCGAAGCCGAACGCTGAACAGCTGCAGGAGCACATAGACAAAATAATAACAGCCAATCAGGCAATCGTGGAGGCGGTAGACCCACTACTTCACAAGCTGATGCAAAGGCAGCAGAGTTTGGTGGAACCAAAGTACACTGAGCAACCGTTAAATCTCTCATCGGCGGAAGAAAACTTGACGAGGAAGCGGTGCTACAGCGAAAGTTTCGCCCACGAGAAGGATGGTAAGCAGCCGCAGAATCATCaccaccagcagcagcagcagcagcaagaAGCATCGATAATAAAGGAGCTTCTCTTGAAGTCTAAGGCGCATCAGAACTGCGATGGTGTGGATGGTGAAAACTTTGTCTGCCCGTCGTGTAAAATTTCTTATACTAGCGCCGACAACCTTGACGCCCACAGGCGGTACTACTGCAAAGGATCGCCTAGCCCGAGGCGACCCGAATTTCAGCTTGACCTCGACAGAAAAGACCCGGAGTTCGAGATGAAACCCGACTACTACAACACCCTCCAGCCACTCCCGTCGCCGGGTCCACTTCTTGGTAACACGAGATTAGTCGACCCCTACGTACCGCCAACGAAACAGAGATCTGAATCCGCGCCAACGACACTGAGGTCGCTGGAGGAACTGTCCAAGTATCCGAGACCAAACTCGCTCCAGATGTTCGGTGGCGAAGTGAGGATACTCAACGACACCGGAGAGACGAAAACGATGAGGATAGAACCCCGTCAAACGAATTCACCTGGTGAACAGCACTCGGTTAACGGCAAGTGCGCAACTTCGGAGACTTCCTCGATAGTGGTTAGGTCTGGACTTCACTCCGGCGGAACCATGGTTCACAAACCGCCCGGCACTCCAGCCAGCACAACGAACGGTTCCATATCCCTGCCAAATACACCGAAGATATTGGCACCTATCATACCCAACATATCAACTCCTAACATAGCGCCGACGATATCCTGTTATAGTTACTTAGAGCAGAACCTCAACCCCCTAACGAACATCACGGCCTACAATCCGCTAACCTTGCCGCAGGCTGGTATAGCTAGCATTTTGCACGGCGGTAAGATCATACCTTACGTACCTGGCATGCCTGGTCCTCACACTTTGTCCGGAACACCTTCGGTCGACATATCCGCCAACGTACCCAGTGCTGAGGCCGAGTACAAGGTGATTCCCGGTATCCCCGGACTCCACGTCGTTACTCAACCCCTGGATCTCGCCAGTCCCGTCAAAATTCATACACCCAACATTCCGGGTATACCTGGACCGCATTCCAACATGCAAATGCCGTCACCCGCTCAGCCGTTGGACCTCGCCAGTCCAGCCAAGGAGCTTAAACTCTGCTTCAAGGCTCCGAGTAGTGATAATTTGCGGTCCGGTTTGATGAGCCCAAAAGTTCCTAATCTCAAGATTGAATCTACCCCGGATAAATTCAGGTCCAGAGTGCCCAGCGGCGATACGCATAGATCGGAGCATGATCGTTACAACTTGAAATCTGGGATCAAGTACAGTAAGAGTAGTACTGAGAGCCCGAGGGAGAGGAAGGaattttcgtttgaaaaaagtcCGTGCAAGACGGAAAAGACTTTCACATATCCAAACGACGCTGATAGTATGCAGAAGCTTAGATACTCGCCGAAAAATCTTACCGAAAGTAGAAAGAGGCCAAGTAGCTGGGCCAGTGCGGAATTTGAACAGGGCCGATCGTCCTCCGCCGAGTCTGTGAGACAGAGTCCCGTGGTTTTCAAATACGAAACGGTGCCCCATGAAAACGGCCGTACGAAATTAGCGGCGTTACAGTTGCCGGGAAATGTTCAACAGGATGTTAAGACAAGGACGTTGCAAATGGAAAATTGTGGAGCGATGAACGGAATAAAGTCAAAACACGAGTTTCAAAATGCTCCGGTTATAACTGTTAATCTAGATTCTTCCAATACAGAAGTGCCAAGTAAACCTTCACATGGTGATTTATTAGCTATTAGTCGTGAAAGTAAACCAGCGGACAGTCTGCACTCACCAAGTATCAGCAACGAAGAGGCAACCGGAGTTGAAGAGAGTAACACCAACAATAAATTTCTGAGGCCGACTTCGCTGCCTCTTAAGCCTGGTACCTTTACCCCAAAACGACACCACGGTATAACGCCAACGGCGAACACGTTGCCTCTGATAAGCCCGGAAACACCGAGGCCGAGGAAATCGTACGGTCAACTGTATTTGAACGGACATGCGTACACCTACCTCGGGCTGAAATGTTCGACTCGGGTATTTTACTGCACATTAAACAGGCCTCAGCCGATGTACGTTACTCAACAACACAGCCTGTCTATGTACTCGAACTGGAAAATATGCAAGGAGGCACCACTCGACCTCGACTTGGCCCATTACGACTCGAGACGCCGGCCCATGAGCTACACCACGGCCTCGAAGAAACACGACGATATTTTAACGCATTCCTCGCAAAGACCTACAACCCCTGCAAGCTCGGACAACAACTCCGAAAATGATACTCAGGAAAAAGCTAAACGGGTCAAGATATTCGACGGCGGTTTCGAGAGCAACGAAGATTACATATACGTCAGAGGAAGAG GCCGAGGAAGGTACGTCTGTGAAGAATGTGGCATCAGATGCAAGAAACCATCGATGCTGAAGAAACATATCAGAACGCATACCGATGTCAGACCATATACCTGCAAGCACTGCACTTTTAG TTTTAAAACAAAGGGAAACCTGACGAAGCACATGAAGTCAAAAGCGCACTACAAAAAATGCGTTGAACTCGGTGTAGTTCCAGTTCCGACGTTGGTGTGCGATGAGAACATCGACAAGGAGGCGGTTGCCAGATTGGCGGCGGGCGGAGGAAACGGTGAAGAATCCTCGGAAGAGGAGGACGAGACTGACGGCGAGGAGAGCGAGGAATCCGGAAGCGAAGAACACGACGCTGTTCAGGGATTGCTGAGCTTGTCTCAACCCAGCACGCACCGACTGCCGGGGCTGCTTCCGTCAGGCAGGCCAACGACATATCCGTACACCCTGACCTTTTCCCAGAGTACAATTTGCACGGCGGTCGTAACAACGACGAACAGTTCAGCGCCGCTGAGCAGCCAAGCCGCGGCTGTGATACAGAGTGATTTGTCCCACCGTTATTACTTCCCTTCGAGTCGTGCGGTACTCGAGAAATCAAGGACCAGTGTGATAATACAGTCTTCCAAAAAGTCCGGGAACGATACGGCGGAGGTAAATGATGATTCGTCGGTTCACGCTACCGATTCACAGATCAATTTTCACCAGCCCATGGACCTCACGACCAAACAAACACTCGGCCCGATAAGTTCTCCAATTCCCCAACGAGTCAAGCCTACCGATATCCTGACCCCGGTCTCCGAGCAGCTTTTGATGCAGACGATTGTCCAGACCATGGAAAGACTTCCGGTGCAGGGTAAGGAGTGGAAATCCGAGGCCAAAGGACACATGCTGCAGGCGTATCTTACCGAAAGACACGTGATGGACAGTAAAATGAAACTGCAGTATCGAGTGTGCTGCTCAAAGCTCGAGAACAACTGCACAGAGAAGGATAATATACAATACTTGAAGCAGCAGGACACAATCAGATCGAAGAATTTAGATCTAAACGGGGTGTCCACCGTGACTTACACGAACCCCAGCAAGATGCAGCATACCATACTAGAGTCGAGAATTAAAAGTATTTACAAGCAGACGCAGCAAGACTGTATGAAAATTCCTTACAATGAAGATGTCTACCAAAACAACGCTTACCTTGAGACGCGGTCTTTTGACGCGGTCGATTCATCCTATAAGGACACGGAGAACGCGGGTCGGATGGTGGGCGAAACTGACGGTTTTGACCACCGAGTCGGAAGAGGCGGAAGCCCCATTCCGACCATTTACAAAGGCAGCTTGCCGGGGCGAAGTACACCAACTTTGGACCGTCAGTCACCTCGAAATTTGAACGTGGAGATGACGAACCGAAACGCGTCATCTATCCACGGACAGGTGAAGAGCGAGATAGACAGGAGCTCGATGTTCAACGCAATGAAAATGATGAGCGAGGTGGAGAGGCCGAGGGACAGCTTCACTCCTAGCCAGGATCCAAAGCCCCTGAGTCGAGAAACCAGGGTTCAATGCAACCAGAGTCCAAGATCTCATCATCAGGAATTACGGCCGCCGAGTCGAGAGATTCGCGTCACTTCTTCGCCTAGTCAAGAGTTTAAGCTGCCGAATCAAGAGCTTAGGCTACCTAGTCAAGAGTACAAGCCGGCTAATCACGAACCAAGGAGTTCGAACAGCCAAGAAATATCCGTGTCGTCTAATACGAATTCGGAAGTCAGCCAACCAAGCAGAGAAATAAGGCTGTCTCAGGCACAAGACCAACAGTCCAGGCCAAATTTCGAGGTGAAATCTTCATCGGGGCACGATATTTCCAGGGCTAATTCGCAGGAGGTGCAAAACAAGTCGCAAATAGCTGTTGATCCGAGGAATTCTGAGCGTGCGGAGATTAAGCAGAACGTCGACATGACCAAGCAGAACATGGCCGAAGGCATTAAGCACTCCGTGGCCCGAAAAATGGTCGTTGGTGGGCCCGGATTTAGATCTCCGTCACCACCAGGTGGAAGTGGGAAACCTCACGCTGAATTTTTGCAGCCGTCAAGTGGACCTGCCCCAAATTACGTGAG TTACAGCGTGACTGAAGATGGTAGAAGCGTGTGTGGAATCTGCAACAAAGTGTTCAGCAAACCGAGTCAGCTCAGGCTACATATCAATATTCACTATTTTGAGCGGCCCTTCAGGTGCGAGAGTTGCGCTGTATCGTTCAGGACCAAAGGCCACCTCACAAAGCACGAGCGCTCGGTTGCTCATCACAACAAA GTAAGCATGACGTCCACTTTTGGCGCTGCTACAACGAGCAATCCTCGACCGTTCAAGTGTACGGACTGCAAGATTGCTTTCAGGATACATGGACACCTCGCTAAGCATTTGCGAAGTAAAATGCACATCATGAAGTTAGAGTGCCTGGGAAAATTGCCGTTCGGTACTTACGCGGAAATGGAAAGATCCGGCATTAATCTAAACGACATCGATACTAGTGACTGTGATAATAGTTTAACTAGTCTACAG AGCTTAG